From the genome of Populus trichocarpa isolate Nisqually-1 chromosome 15, P.trichocarpa_v4.1, whole genome shotgun sequence, one region includes:
- the LOC7476711 gene encoding uncharacterized protein LOC7476711 isoform X2 has protein sequence MGTPPYLMKRVYEAASKGDWDSMKTAYKGTDDKYMMSPITVLKDTAFHLAVYSKKDEPLQSLLRIVSGNSIPGNPCTLQNAYGNTVLHEAVFTGNMKAVELLLQFTPKEQCEYDPSKQLETKNELGETPLYRAASCGKKEIVEYLVIKMKQIYKGKLLEEHRRREKLDKEKNNNSEKVDLKPILHAAIEGQHFETALTLLKRDPSLDDMTDEQGRTCLHLLAEMPSAFKSGRAMLKYSIRNLIYCCLSASNGDDDQSKSKKETEALTLLERDPSLDMTEEQGRTCLHLLAEMPSAFKSGYAMLKYSIRKIYCCLSASNGDDDQSKSKKGYKVLNFKVELHGNNISEEIQYGANYISYIDIFFICKQVVNDDFKEFQIRDGQDNKVFDDASTLKMLSLHEHQNQIVLVVDTAPKSRPQYYSSEPHKGWQAVKIKKEKDKHESALKLAKELIEKNKRHWWQSINVADSNRVNIETPGKGGRGQGVDPNPLFIAISNGIEEIAKEILEKFPQGVELVNETGQNIMHVAVMHRQLEIYNYVKKKFKPIMVRLCSRIDNNGYTLLHQVAHMKHYRGGTKPSPALKLQEEIQWFKRVQRAVPPYLSEKRAPREDPPDNEHKVTAHNFFLQMELEDHLRVVVPPDNEYKLTAHKFLQMEPEDHLRVVVLPYKAMQRDKDCKLTALELFQEEHKAQLKLAQEWIEKTSQSCSAVAVLLATVVFAAAYTIPGGSNDLGFPIFLHNRFFLAFTVLDVIALASSLTSVVMFLSILTSPFEYENFYHNIPRKLIWGFTLLFLSVMTTMLAFACTLFLIIHFRKKWTTGLISFAAFFPVTVFALMQFPLYVSFLSTTKDLFKEVGKYLPRYCCPFRCQRCRKMRRIFCLAY, from the exons AGGAGACTGGGATTCGATGAAAACAGCTTACAAAGGAACAGATGATAAGTACATGATGTCTCCAATAACGGTTTTAAAAGATACTGCATTTCACTTGGCAGTGTATAGCAAAAAGGATGAACCGCTTCAAAGTCTACTTCGTATTGTTAGTGGAAACTCAATTCCCGGGAATCCCTGTACATTACAGAATGCGTATGGAAACACAGTTCTTCATGAAGCTGTTTTTACTGGAAATATGAAAGCTGTAGAGCTCTTACTCCAGTTTACCCCTAAAGAACAGTGTGAATATGATCCTTCAAAGCAACTTGAGACTAAAAACGAGCTTGGGGAGACTCCATTGTATAGAGCTGCTTCATGTGGTAAGAAAGAAATAGTGGAGTATTTAGTTATAAAAATGAAGCAAATCTACAAGGGAAAGCTATTAGAAGAGCACCGCAGGAGAGAAAAGttagataaagaaaagaataataactccGAGAAAGTAGATTTAAAGCCGATTCTTCATGCTGCCATCGAAGGACAACACTTTG AAACTGCTCTGACGTTGCTGAAACGGGATCCATCACTTGATGATATGACGGACGAACAGGGCAGGACCTGTCTTCATCTCCTTGCTGAGATGCCTAGTGCTTTCAAGAGTGGACGTGCAATGCTCAAATATTCCATTAGGAACCTGATATACTGTT GCCTTTCCGCATCAAATGGTGATGACGACCAGAGCAAGAGTAAAAAAG AAACTGAAGCTCTGACGTTGCTCGAACGGGATCCATCACTTGATATGACGGAAGAACAGGGCAGGACCTGTCTTCATCTCCTTGCTGAGATGCCTAGTGCTTTCAAGAGTGGATATGCAATGCTCAAATATTCCATTAGGAAGATATACTGTT GCCTTTCCGCATCAAATGGTGATGACGACCAGAGCAAGAGTAAAAAAG GATACAAAGTGCTAAATTTCAAAGTGGAGCTGCATGGCAATAATATCTCCGAAGAAATACAATATGGCGCTAACTATATATCATATATAGACATATTTTTCATCTGCAAGCAAGTTGTCAATGATGACTTcaaagaatttcaaattcgAGATGGACAAGACAATAAAGTTTTTGATGATGCTTCCACATTGAAGATGTTGTCTTTGCAtgaacatcaaaatcaaattgtcTTGGTCGTTGATACAGCTCCAAAAAGTAGACCTCAATACTACTCAAGTGAACCTCATAAAG GATGGCAGGCggtaaaaatcaagaaagaaaaggacaagCATGAATCTGCATTGAAACTTGCCAAGGAGCTTATAGAAAAGAACAAGCGTCATTGGTGGCAATCTATCAATGTAGCGGATTCTAACAGAGTTAATATCGAAACCCCTGGTAAAGGAGGAAGAGGACAAGGAGTAGACCCAAACCCGTTGTTTATAGCAATTAGTAATGGAATAGAAGAGATTGCTAAAGAAATACTTGAAAAATTTCCTCAGGGTGTTGAGCTTGTTAATGAAACAGGACAGAACATAATGCATGTAGCTGTGATGCATCGACAGCTGGAGATTTACAATTATGTAAAGAAAAAGTTCAAACCAATTATGGTCAGGCTGTGTTCGAGGATCGATAATAATGGCTACACATTGTTACACCAAGTTGCACACATGAAGCACTACCGCGGAGGAACCAAGCCCAGCCCTGCACTCAAGCTACAAGAAGAAATACAATGGTTCAAG CGGGTGCAGAGGGCGGTTCCACCTTATCTGTCCGAGAAGCGGGCACCGAGGGAGGATCCGCCTGACAATGAGCACAAAGTGACAGCACACAATTTCTTCTTACAAATGGAGCTTGAAGATCATCTAAGGGTGGTGGTTCCGCCTGACAATGAGTACAAACTGACAGCACACAAGTTCTTACAAATGGAGCCTGAAGATCATCTAAGGGTGGTGGTTCTGCCTTATAAAGCAATGCAACGTGACAAGGACTGCAAATTGACTGCACTCGAGCTCTTCCAAGAGGAGCATAAAGCTCAACTCAAGTTGGCGCAAGAATGGATCGAGAAGACCTCTCAGTCATGCTCAGCAGTAGCCGTTCTTTTGGCCACCGTTGTCTTTGCTGCCGCTTACACTATACCTGGAGGTTCTAACGATCTTGGCTTTCCCATTTTCCTTCACAACCGTTTCTTCTTAGCTTTCACTGTCTTGGATGTTATCGCCTTGGCTAGCTCCTTGACCTCTGTTGTGATGTTCCTTTCTATCCtcacctctccttttgaatatGAGAACTTCTACCACAATATTCCTCGGAAACTGATATGGGGCTTCACTTTACTCTTCCTCTCAGTGATGACAACCATGCTTGCTTTTGCTTGCACCctttttctaataattcattTCAGAAAGAAATGGACCACGGGTCTTATTTCGTTTGCTGCTTTCTTTCCAGTGACAGTATTTGCACTAATGCAGTTCCCTTTATATGTCTCATTTCTGAGCACTACGAAGGACCTCTTTAAGGAAGTCGGGAAGTACCTGCCTCGATATTGCTGCCCTTTTCGGTGCCAGCGTTGTAGGAAAATGAGGCGAATATTCTGTTTGGCTTACTAG
- the LOC7476711 gene encoding uncharacterized protein LOC7476711 isoform X3 — MGTPPYLMKRVYEAASKGDWDSMKTAYKGTDDKYMMSPITVLKDTAFHLAVYSKKDEPLQSLLRIVSGNSIPGNPCTLQNAYGNTVLHEAVFTGNMKAVELLLQFTPKEQCEYDPSKQLETKNELGETPLYRAASCGKKEIVEYLVIKMKQIYKGKLLEEHRRREKLDKEKNNNSEKVDLKPILHAAIEGQHFETALTLLKRDPSLDDMTDEQGRTCLHLLAEMPSAFKSGRAMLKYSIRNLIYCCLSASNGDDDQSKSKKGHSAANGDQSKSKKGYKVLNFKVELHGNNISEEIQYGANYISYIDIFFICKQVVNDDFKEFQIRDGQDNKVFDDASTLKMLSLHEHQNQIVLVVDTAPKSRPQYYSSEPHKGWQAVKIKKEKDKHESALKLAKELIEKNKRHWWQSINVADSNRVNIETPGKGGRGQGVDPNPLFIAISNGIEEIAKEILEKFPQGVELVNETGQNIMHVAVMHRQLEIYNYVKKKFKPIMVRLCSRIDNNGYTLLHQVAHMKHYRGGTKPSPALKLQEEIQWFKRVQRAVPPYLSEKRAPREDPPDNEHKVTAHNFFLQMELEDHLRVVVPPDNEYKLTAHKFLQMEPEDHLRVVVLPYKAMQRDKDCKLTALELFQEEHKAQLKLAQEWIEKTSQSCSAVAVLLATVVFAAAYTIPGGSNDLGFPIFLHNRFFLAFTVLDVIALASSLTSVVMFLSILTSPFEYENFYHNIPRKLIWGFTLLFLSVMTTMLAFACTLFLIIHFRKKWTTGLISFAAFFPVTVFALMQFPLYVSFLSTTKDLFKEVGKYLPRYCCPFRCQRCRKMRRIFCLAY, encoded by the exons AGGAGACTGGGATTCGATGAAAACAGCTTACAAAGGAACAGATGATAAGTACATGATGTCTCCAATAACGGTTTTAAAAGATACTGCATTTCACTTGGCAGTGTATAGCAAAAAGGATGAACCGCTTCAAAGTCTACTTCGTATTGTTAGTGGAAACTCAATTCCCGGGAATCCCTGTACATTACAGAATGCGTATGGAAACACAGTTCTTCATGAAGCTGTTTTTACTGGAAATATGAAAGCTGTAGAGCTCTTACTCCAGTTTACCCCTAAAGAACAGTGTGAATATGATCCTTCAAAGCAACTTGAGACTAAAAACGAGCTTGGGGAGACTCCATTGTATAGAGCTGCTTCATGTGGTAAGAAAGAAATAGTGGAGTATTTAGTTATAAAAATGAAGCAAATCTACAAGGGAAAGCTATTAGAAGAGCACCGCAGGAGAGAAAAGttagataaagaaaagaataataactccGAGAAAGTAGATTTAAAGCCGATTCTTCATGCTGCCATCGAAGGACAACACTTTG AAACTGCTCTGACGTTGCTGAAACGGGATCCATCACTTGATGATATGACGGACGAACAGGGCAGGACCTGTCTTCATCTCCTTGCTGAGATGCCTAGTGCTTTCAAGAGTGGACGTGCAATGCTCAAATATTCCATTAGGAACCTGATATACTGTT GCCTTTCCGCATCAAATGGTGATGACGACCAGAGCAAGAGTAAAAAAG GCCATTCCGCCGCAAATGGTGACCAGAGCAAGAGTAAAAAAG GATACAAAGTGCTAAATTTCAAAGTGGAGCTGCATGGCAATAATATCTCCGAAGAAATACAATATGGCGCTAACTATATATCATATATAGACATATTTTTCATCTGCAAGCAAGTTGTCAATGATGACTTcaaagaatttcaaattcgAGATGGACAAGACAATAAAGTTTTTGATGATGCTTCCACATTGAAGATGTTGTCTTTGCAtgaacatcaaaatcaaattgtcTTGGTCGTTGATACAGCTCCAAAAAGTAGACCTCAATACTACTCAAGTGAACCTCATAAAG GATGGCAGGCggtaaaaatcaagaaagaaaaggacaagCATGAATCTGCATTGAAACTTGCCAAGGAGCTTATAGAAAAGAACAAGCGTCATTGGTGGCAATCTATCAATGTAGCGGATTCTAACAGAGTTAATATCGAAACCCCTGGTAAAGGAGGAAGAGGACAAGGAGTAGACCCAAACCCGTTGTTTATAGCAATTAGTAATGGAATAGAAGAGATTGCTAAAGAAATACTTGAAAAATTTCCTCAGGGTGTTGAGCTTGTTAATGAAACAGGACAGAACATAATGCATGTAGCTGTGATGCATCGACAGCTGGAGATTTACAATTATGTAAAGAAAAAGTTCAAACCAATTATGGTCAGGCTGTGTTCGAGGATCGATAATAATGGCTACACATTGTTACACCAAGTTGCACACATGAAGCACTACCGCGGAGGAACCAAGCCCAGCCCTGCACTCAAGCTACAAGAAGAAATACAATGGTTCAAG CGGGTGCAGAGGGCGGTTCCACCTTATCTGTCCGAGAAGCGGGCACCGAGGGAGGATCCGCCTGACAATGAGCACAAAGTGACAGCACACAATTTCTTCTTACAAATGGAGCTTGAAGATCATCTAAGGGTGGTGGTTCCGCCTGACAATGAGTACAAACTGACAGCACACAAGTTCTTACAAATGGAGCCTGAAGATCATCTAAGGGTGGTGGTTCTGCCTTATAAAGCAATGCAACGTGACAAGGACTGCAAATTGACTGCACTCGAGCTCTTCCAAGAGGAGCATAAAGCTCAACTCAAGTTGGCGCAAGAATGGATCGAGAAGACCTCTCAGTCATGCTCAGCAGTAGCCGTTCTTTTGGCCACCGTTGTCTTTGCTGCCGCTTACACTATACCTGGAGGTTCTAACGATCTTGGCTTTCCCATTTTCCTTCACAACCGTTTCTTCTTAGCTTTCACTGTCTTGGATGTTATCGCCTTGGCTAGCTCCTTGACCTCTGTTGTGATGTTCCTTTCTATCCtcacctctccttttgaatatGAGAACTTCTACCACAATATTCCTCGGAAACTGATATGGGGCTTCACTTTACTCTTCCTCTCAGTGATGACAACCATGCTTGCTTTTGCTTGCACCctttttctaataattcattTCAGAAAGAAATGGACCACGGGTCTTATTTCGTTTGCTGCTTTCTTTCCAGTGACAGTATTTGCACTAATGCAGTTCCCTTTATATGTCTCATTTCTGAGCACTACGAAGGACCTCTTTAAGGAAGTCGGGAAGTACCTGCCTCGATATTGCTGCCCTTTTCGGTGCCAGCGTTGTAGGAAAATGAGGCGAATATTCTGTTTGGCTTACTAG
- the LOC7476711 gene encoding uncharacterized protein LOC7476711 isoform X1, which translates to MGTPPYLMKRVYEAASKGDWDSMKTAYKGTDDKYMMSPITVLKDTAFHLAVYSKKDEPLQSLLRIVSGNSIPGNPCTLQNAYGNTVLHEAVFTGNMKAVELLLQFTPKEQCEYDPSKQLETKNELGETPLYRAASCGKKEIVEYLVIKMKQIYKGKLLEEHRRREKLDKEKNNNSEKVDLKPILHAAIEGQHFETALTLLKRDPSLDDMTDEQGRTCLHLLAEMPSAFKSGRAMLKYSIRNLIYCCLSASNGDDDQSKSKKETEALTLLERDPSLDMTEEQGRTCLHLLAEMPSAFKSGYAMLKYSIRKIYCCLSASNGDDDQSKSKKGHSAANGDQSKSKKGYKVLNFKVELHGNNISEEIQYGANYISYIDIFFICKQVVNDDFKEFQIRDGQDNKVFDDASTLKMLSLHEHQNQIVLVVDTAPKSRPQYYSSEPHKGWQAVKIKKEKDKHESALKLAKELIEKNKRHWWQSINVADSNRVNIETPGKGGRGQGVDPNPLFIAISNGIEEIAKEILEKFPQGVELVNETGQNIMHVAVMHRQLEIYNYVKKKFKPIMVRLCSRIDNNGYTLLHQVAHMKHYRGGTKPSPALKLQEEIQWFKRVQRAVPPYLSEKRAPREDPPDNEHKVTAHNFFLQMELEDHLRVVVPPDNEYKLTAHKFLQMEPEDHLRVVVLPYKAMQRDKDCKLTALELFQEEHKAQLKLAQEWIEKTSQSCSAVAVLLATVVFAAAYTIPGGSNDLGFPIFLHNRFFLAFTVLDVIALASSLTSVVMFLSILTSPFEYENFYHNIPRKLIWGFTLLFLSVMTTMLAFACTLFLIIHFRKKWTTGLISFAAFFPVTVFALMQFPLYVSFLSTTKDLFKEVGKYLPRYCCPFRCQRCRKMRRIFCLAY; encoded by the exons AGGAGACTGGGATTCGATGAAAACAGCTTACAAAGGAACAGATGATAAGTACATGATGTCTCCAATAACGGTTTTAAAAGATACTGCATTTCACTTGGCAGTGTATAGCAAAAAGGATGAACCGCTTCAAAGTCTACTTCGTATTGTTAGTGGAAACTCAATTCCCGGGAATCCCTGTACATTACAGAATGCGTATGGAAACACAGTTCTTCATGAAGCTGTTTTTACTGGAAATATGAAAGCTGTAGAGCTCTTACTCCAGTTTACCCCTAAAGAACAGTGTGAATATGATCCTTCAAAGCAACTTGAGACTAAAAACGAGCTTGGGGAGACTCCATTGTATAGAGCTGCTTCATGTGGTAAGAAAGAAATAGTGGAGTATTTAGTTATAAAAATGAAGCAAATCTACAAGGGAAAGCTATTAGAAGAGCACCGCAGGAGAGAAAAGttagataaagaaaagaataataactccGAGAAAGTAGATTTAAAGCCGATTCTTCATGCTGCCATCGAAGGACAACACTTTG AAACTGCTCTGACGTTGCTGAAACGGGATCCATCACTTGATGATATGACGGACGAACAGGGCAGGACCTGTCTTCATCTCCTTGCTGAGATGCCTAGTGCTTTCAAGAGTGGACGTGCAATGCTCAAATATTCCATTAGGAACCTGATATACTGTT GCCTTTCCGCATCAAATGGTGATGACGACCAGAGCAAGAGTAAAAAAG AAACTGAAGCTCTGACGTTGCTCGAACGGGATCCATCACTTGATATGACGGAAGAACAGGGCAGGACCTGTCTTCATCTCCTTGCTGAGATGCCTAGTGCTTTCAAGAGTGGATATGCAATGCTCAAATATTCCATTAGGAAGATATACTGTT GCCTTTCCGCATCAAATGGTGATGACGACCAGAGCAAGAGTAAAAAAG GCCATTCCGCCGCAAATGGTGACCAGAGCAAGAGTAAAAAAG GATACAAAGTGCTAAATTTCAAAGTGGAGCTGCATGGCAATAATATCTCCGAAGAAATACAATATGGCGCTAACTATATATCATATATAGACATATTTTTCATCTGCAAGCAAGTTGTCAATGATGACTTcaaagaatttcaaattcgAGATGGACAAGACAATAAAGTTTTTGATGATGCTTCCACATTGAAGATGTTGTCTTTGCAtgaacatcaaaatcaaattgtcTTGGTCGTTGATACAGCTCCAAAAAGTAGACCTCAATACTACTCAAGTGAACCTCATAAAG GATGGCAGGCggtaaaaatcaagaaagaaaaggacaagCATGAATCTGCATTGAAACTTGCCAAGGAGCTTATAGAAAAGAACAAGCGTCATTGGTGGCAATCTATCAATGTAGCGGATTCTAACAGAGTTAATATCGAAACCCCTGGTAAAGGAGGAAGAGGACAAGGAGTAGACCCAAACCCGTTGTTTATAGCAATTAGTAATGGAATAGAAGAGATTGCTAAAGAAATACTTGAAAAATTTCCTCAGGGTGTTGAGCTTGTTAATGAAACAGGACAGAACATAATGCATGTAGCTGTGATGCATCGACAGCTGGAGATTTACAATTATGTAAAGAAAAAGTTCAAACCAATTATGGTCAGGCTGTGTTCGAGGATCGATAATAATGGCTACACATTGTTACACCAAGTTGCACACATGAAGCACTACCGCGGAGGAACCAAGCCCAGCCCTGCACTCAAGCTACAAGAAGAAATACAATGGTTCAAG CGGGTGCAGAGGGCGGTTCCACCTTATCTGTCCGAGAAGCGGGCACCGAGGGAGGATCCGCCTGACAATGAGCACAAAGTGACAGCACACAATTTCTTCTTACAAATGGAGCTTGAAGATCATCTAAGGGTGGTGGTTCCGCCTGACAATGAGTACAAACTGACAGCACACAAGTTCTTACAAATGGAGCCTGAAGATCATCTAAGGGTGGTGGTTCTGCCTTATAAAGCAATGCAACGTGACAAGGACTGCAAATTGACTGCACTCGAGCTCTTCCAAGAGGAGCATAAAGCTCAACTCAAGTTGGCGCAAGAATGGATCGAGAAGACCTCTCAGTCATGCTCAGCAGTAGCCGTTCTTTTGGCCACCGTTGTCTTTGCTGCCGCTTACACTATACCTGGAGGTTCTAACGATCTTGGCTTTCCCATTTTCCTTCACAACCGTTTCTTCTTAGCTTTCACTGTCTTGGATGTTATCGCCTTGGCTAGCTCCTTGACCTCTGTTGTGATGTTCCTTTCTATCCtcacctctccttttgaatatGAGAACTTCTACCACAATATTCCTCGGAAACTGATATGGGGCTTCACTTTACTCTTCCTCTCAGTGATGACAACCATGCTTGCTTTTGCTTGCACCctttttctaataattcattTCAGAAAGAAATGGACCACGGGTCTTATTTCGTTTGCTGCTTTCTTTCCAGTGACAGTATTTGCACTAATGCAGTTCCCTTTATATGTCTCATTTCTGAGCACTACGAAGGACCTCTTTAAGGAAGTCGGGAAGTACCTGCCTCGATATTGCTGCCCTTTTCGGTGCCAGCGTTGTAGGAAAATGAGGCGAATATTCTGTTTGGCTTACTAG
- the LOC7476711 gene encoding uncharacterized protein LOC7476711 isoform X5 — MGTPPYLMKRVYEAASKGDWDSMKTAYKGTDDKYMMSPITVLKDTAFHLAVYSKKDEPLQSLLRIVSGNSIPGNPCTLQNAYGNTVLHEAVFTGNMKAVELLLQFTPKEQCEYDPSKQLETKNELGETPLYRAASCGKKEIVEYLVIKMKQIYKGKLLEEHRRREKLDKEKNNNSEKVDLKPILHAAIEGQHFETALTLLKRDPSLDDMTDEQGRTCLHLLAEMPSAFKSGRAMLKYSIRNLIYCCLSASNGDDDQSKSKKGYKVLNFKVELHGNNISEEIQYGANYISYIDIFFICKQVVNDDFKEFQIRDGQDNKVFDDASTLKMLSLHEHQNQIVLVVDTAPKSRPQYYSSEPHKGWQAVKIKKEKDKHESALKLAKELIEKNKRHWWQSINVADSNRVNIETPGKGGRGQGVDPNPLFIAISNGIEEIAKEILEKFPQGVELVNETGQNIMHVAVMHRQLEIYNYVKKKFKPIMVRLCSRIDNNGYTLLHQVAHMKHYRGGTKPSPALKLQEEIQWFKRVQRAVPPYLSEKRAPREDPPDNEHKVTAHNFFLQMELEDHLRVVVPPDNEYKLTAHKFLQMEPEDHLRVVVLPYKAMQRDKDCKLTALELFQEEHKAQLKLAQEWIEKTSQSCSAVAVLLATVVFAAAYTIPGGSNDLGFPIFLHNRFFLAFTVLDVIALASSLTSVVMFLSILTSPFEYENFYHNIPRKLIWGFTLLFLSVMTTMLAFACTLFLIIHFRKKWTTGLISFAAFFPVTVFALMQFPLYVSFLSTTKDLFKEVGKYLPRYCCPFRCQRCRKMRRIFCLAY, encoded by the exons AGGAGACTGGGATTCGATGAAAACAGCTTACAAAGGAACAGATGATAAGTACATGATGTCTCCAATAACGGTTTTAAAAGATACTGCATTTCACTTGGCAGTGTATAGCAAAAAGGATGAACCGCTTCAAAGTCTACTTCGTATTGTTAGTGGAAACTCAATTCCCGGGAATCCCTGTACATTACAGAATGCGTATGGAAACACAGTTCTTCATGAAGCTGTTTTTACTGGAAATATGAAAGCTGTAGAGCTCTTACTCCAGTTTACCCCTAAAGAACAGTGTGAATATGATCCTTCAAAGCAACTTGAGACTAAAAACGAGCTTGGGGAGACTCCATTGTATAGAGCTGCTTCATGTGGTAAGAAAGAAATAGTGGAGTATTTAGTTATAAAAATGAAGCAAATCTACAAGGGAAAGCTATTAGAAGAGCACCGCAGGAGAGAAAAGttagataaagaaaagaataataactccGAGAAAGTAGATTTAAAGCCGATTCTTCATGCTGCCATCGAAGGACAACACTTTG AAACTGCTCTGACGTTGCTGAAACGGGATCCATCACTTGATGATATGACGGACGAACAGGGCAGGACCTGTCTTCATCTCCTTGCTGAGATGCCTAGTGCTTTCAAGAGTGGACGTGCAATGCTCAAATATTCCATTAGGAACCTGATATACTGTT GCCTTTCCGCATCAAATGGTGATGACGACCAGAGCAAGAGTAAAAAAG GATACAAAGTGCTAAATTTCAAAGTGGAGCTGCATGGCAATAATATCTCCGAAGAAATACAATATGGCGCTAACTATATATCATATATAGACATATTTTTCATCTGCAAGCAAGTTGTCAATGATGACTTcaaagaatttcaaattcgAGATGGACAAGACAATAAAGTTTTTGATGATGCTTCCACATTGAAGATGTTGTCTTTGCAtgaacatcaaaatcaaattgtcTTGGTCGTTGATACAGCTCCAAAAAGTAGACCTCAATACTACTCAAGTGAACCTCATAAAG GATGGCAGGCggtaaaaatcaagaaagaaaaggacaagCATGAATCTGCATTGAAACTTGCCAAGGAGCTTATAGAAAAGAACAAGCGTCATTGGTGGCAATCTATCAATGTAGCGGATTCTAACAGAGTTAATATCGAAACCCCTGGTAAAGGAGGAAGAGGACAAGGAGTAGACCCAAACCCGTTGTTTATAGCAATTAGTAATGGAATAGAAGAGATTGCTAAAGAAATACTTGAAAAATTTCCTCAGGGTGTTGAGCTTGTTAATGAAACAGGACAGAACATAATGCATGTAGCTGTGATGCATCGACAGCTGGAGATTTACAATTATGTAAAGAAAAAGTTCAAACCAATTATGGTCAGGCTGTGTTCGAGGATCGATAATAATGGCTACACATTGTTACACCAAGTTGCACACATGAAGCACTACCGCGGAGGAACCAAGCCCAGCCCTGCACTCAAGCTACAAGAAGAAATACAATGGTTCAAG CGGGTGCAGAGGGCGGTTCCACCTTATCTGTCCGAGAAGCGGGCACCGAGGGAGGATCCGCCTGACAATGAGCACAAAGTGACAGCACACAATTTCTTCTTACAAATGGAGCTTGAAGATCATCTAAGGGTGGTGGTTCCGCCTGACAATGAGTACAAACTGACAGCACACAAGTTCTTACAAATGGAGCCTGAAGATCATCTAAGGGTGGTGGTTCTGCCTTATAAAGCAATGCAACGTGACAAGGACTGCAAATTGACTGCACTCGAGCTCTTCCAAGAGGAGCATAAAGCTCAACTCAAGTTGGCGCAAGAATGGATCGAGAAGACCTCTCAGTCATGCTCAGCAGTAGCCGTTCTTTTGGCCACCGTTGTCTTTGCTGCCGCTTACACTATACCTGGAGGTTCTAACGATCTTGGCTTTCCCATTTTCCTTCACAACCGTTTCTTCTTAGCTTTCACTGTCTTGGATGTTATCGCCTTGGCTAGCTCCTTGACCTCTGTTGTGATGTTCCTTTCTATCCtcacctctccttttgaatatGAGAACTTCTACCACAATATTCCTCGGAAACTGATATGGGGCTTCACTTTACTCTTCCTCTCAGTGATGACAACCATGCTTGCTTTTGCTTGCACCctttttctaataattcattTCAGAAAGAAATGGACCACGGGTCTTATTTCGTTTGCTGCTTTCTTTCCAGTGACAGTATTTGCACTAATGCAGTTCCCTTTATATGTCTCATTTCTGAGCACTACGAAGGACCTCTTTAAGGAAGTCGGGAAGTACCTGCCTCGATATTGCTGCCCTTTTCGGTGCCAGCGTTGTAGGAAAATGAGGCGAATATTCTGTTTGGCTTACTAG